Below is a window of Yersinia kristensenii DNA.
TTAACTACTCATTAATACTCTAAAAACCAGGATTTATAATTGGAAAGAAAACTCGGCCTGACGGCGCTCACTGCGCTGGTTCTCAGTTCAATGCTGGGTGCAGGTGTCTTCAGCTTGCCACAAAATATGGCTGAAGTTGCCAGCCCGGCGGCCTTGCTTATTGGCTGGGGTATTACCGGCGTAGGAATCATTTTTTTGGCCTTTGCCATGCTGCTGTTGACACGCCTGCGCCCTGATCTGGATGGCGGAATATTCACCTATGCCAAAGAAGGTTTTGGTGACCTTATCGGCTTTTTCTCCGCTTGGGGTTACTGGTTGTGCGCCGTCATTGCCAATGTCTCTTATCTGGTGATTGTTTTTGCTGCATTGAGTTTTTTTACCGATAAGTCTGGCAGCATTGTCTTTGGTGAGGGGAATACCTGGCAGGCGCTAGTGGGCGCATCTTTCCTGTTGTGGCTAGTCCATGCATTGGTATTGCGTGGTGTCCAAACTGCGGCCAGTATCAATTTGGCCGCGACACTGGCAAAACTGTTGCCTATCGGCGGCTTCATCATTTTAGCCGGCCTCGCCTTCAGCCTCGATACATTTAGCGTTGATTTTACTGGCATCGCCCTACACACCCCGGTTTGGCAACAAGTGAAAGACACCATGCTAATCACGTTATGGGTCTTTATTGGGGTAGAAGGTGCCGTTGTTGTTTCCGCCAGAGCGCGCAATAAAAAAGATGTTGGCCGGGCGACGATGCTGGCGGTTATCTCCGCTTTATGTGTCTATCTGCTAATAACGTTATTGTCTCTTGGGGTGGTGCCGCGCGCCGAATTAGCCGGTATGCGGAACCCATCCATGGCGGGCATTATGGTGGAGATGATCGGACCTTGGGGGGAAGTGATTATTGCCGCCGGACTGATTATTTCGGTGTGTGGTGCTTATCTTAGTTGGACCATTATGGCCGCAGAAGTCCCTATGGTGGCCGCTAAACATGGGGCATTTCCTAAAATGTTCCGACATCAGAATAAACACAATGCACCGGCTAAATCACTATGGCTAACTAACTGTGCCGTGCAAGTGGCGTTGATTCTTATCTGGTTGACGGGCAGTAACTACAACACCTTACTGACCATTGCATCAGAGATGATTTTGGTGCCCTACTTCCTGGTGGGGGCATTCTTATTTAAAGTGGCCTTGAAACGGCAGGATTGGCGATTGATTATTGCCGCCAGTGGCGCCTGTTTGTATGGTTTGTGGCTTATTTATGCAGCGGGCTTGCTGTATCTGCTGTTATCCGCCCTGTTATATGCCCCCGGTTTATTGGTGTTTATTTATGCACGTAAAGGGCATGAAGGTCTTCGGTTACTCAATACCGTGGAGCGTATAGCAATTTGCCTTGTGTTGATTGCGACCATTCCAGCAACCTGGGTGATGATGCATTAAGTCGAATAACATCCATAAAATCAATGGGCACGCCAGTTAAACTGGCTGTCCATTTGAGTATTTGTTGTGGATAAACTCACCATTTACAAAGACGATTTATTCTCGATTCCCGATATATCCACCGATAAACACTCGCCCTTCTGACTTAGTCGCATCGAAAGCGGGAATTTTTGTATGATCTCACCGAGTTGCGAGGTTTCTAGAGGATAAGGTAATTGGATATCCAATACGGTTATCCCCTGTTGCTCAGCGAGATGAATCAATCTGATAATATTAGTTTCATCACTAAGTTGGGTCGATAATACCTGTAGCGCTAAAGCCGTCAGCCGCTCCTGAGGCGTTTTCTCTAATTCCGTTTGCGATTTTACCACCATACCAAAAATCGGCATGACGCCATAAATAGCATCAATAAAACTCCACCGTTTTTTGCAAGAAACCGCTAGAAATTCCGTGTAATCGAAGCAGACTTTTTCACTGTGCGCTGGCACACCAATGTGTTCGCCACTCATCCCTCAGTCCTTAGCTGATTGATACAGCTATTCATTAATCATAAGTATTGATATATAAACGATAGGCGCAACTAAATAGAGATGACGATATAATCACTTTCATTAATATAATGAAATGCTTTACCCGTTGTCTACCCATCAGTCATCGGCATTGGTATTAATAATCAAGTAACGTGCATAGTATTGCTGCCAACAGCGCGCTATGCTGAATTCCGGCACTTTTATAAACTGAAAAACATGACCAAAATTGTTTTTGTAGAAGACGACCCGGAGGTCGGAAAACTGATTGCAGCCTACCTTGGCAAACATGACATTGATGTGTTTGTTGAACCGCGGGGCGATACTGCACAAGCCGTTATTGAACAACAACAACCTGACCTGGTGTTGCTCGATATCATGCTGCC
It encodes the following:
- a CDS encoding amino acid permease; protein product: MERKLGLTALTALVLSSMLGAGVFSLPQNMAEVASPAALLIGWGITGVGIIFLAFAMLLLTRLRPDLDGGIFTYAKEGFGDLIGFFSAWGYWLCAVIANVSYLVIVFAALSFFTDKSGSIVFGEGNTWQALVGASFLLWLVHALVLRGVQTAASINLAATLAKLLPIGGFIILAGLAFSLDTFSVDFTGIALHTPVWQQVKDTMLITLWVFIGVEGAVVVSARARNKKDVGRATMLAVISALCVYLLITLLSLGVVPRAELAGMRNPSMAGIMVEMIGPWGEVIIAAGLIISVCGAYLSWTIMAAEVPMVAAKHGAFPKMFRHQNKHNAPAKSLWLTNCAVQVALILIWLTGSNYNTLLTIASEMILVPYFLVGAFLFKVALKRQDWRLIIAASGACLYGLWLIYAAGLLYLLLSALLYAPGLLVFIYARKGHEGLRLLNTVERIAICLVLIATIPATWVMMH